Proteins from a single region of Bartonella sp. M0283:
- a CDS encoding ATP-dependent RecD-like DNA helicase, whose protein sequence is MQFSPQQDKALTSVANWLKNGQSQVFRLFGYAGTGKTTLARYFAESVDGTVQFAAFTGKAAQVLRSKGASNARTIHSLIYRPRGEEEVADENTGKTSMAPMFSLNRQSPIAQAKLVVIDECSMVDEQLGRDLMSFGTPILVLGDPGQLPPISGGGFFTEHEPDFLLTEIHRQARDNPIIRLAMDVREGRDIDYGDYGAARVITRKQVDQQLVLEADQVLVGINRTRRLYNKRLRELKGFTADYPQAGDKLVCLRNDPAKGLLNGSLWRVMTASKETVKPGISLLVTPEDDDRGVAKIKLLKAVFDDPESDISWQMKRRYDDFDYGYALTVHKAQGSQWDNVVLFDESFAFRDTRERWLYTAITRAAEKLTIVR, encoded by the coding sequence ATGCAATTTTCACCACAACAAGATAAAGCACTGACCAGTGTCGCAAATTGGCTTAAAAATGGTCAGTCTCAGGTTTTTCGTTTGTTTGGCTATGCGGGCACAGGAAAAACGACCTTGGCACGCTATTTTGCCGAAAGCGTCGATGGTACGGTTCAATTTGCCGCTTTCACCGGTAAAGCCGCTCAGGTATTGCGTTCAAAAGGCGCAAGTAATGCGCGAACTATTCACTCTTTGATATATCGCCCACGGGGTGAAGAAGAAGTTGCCGACGAAAATACGGGTAAAACATCAATGGCACCGATGTTTTCACTCAATCGTCAAAGTCCGATTGCTCAGGCCAAGCTTGTTGTCATTGATGAATGCTCGATGGTTGATGAACAGCTCGGCCGTGATCTCATGAGCTTTGGAACCCCTATTCTTGTATTGGGTGACCCTGGGCAATTGCCGCCAATATCGGGAGGCGGATTTTTTACCGAACATGAACCGGATTTCCTTTTGACGGAAATTCACCGTCAGGCACGGGATAACCCGATTATCCGTCTGGCAATGGATGTTCGTGAAGGTCGTGATATTGATTATGGCGACTATGGTGCGGCTCGGGTCATAACGAGGAAACAGGTTGACCAGCAATTGGTTCTCGAAGCTGATCAGGTTCTCGTCGGCATTAATCGAACACGTCGCCTTTATAATAAGCGTTTAAGAGAACTCAAGGGTTTTACAGCCGATTACCCGCAAGCCGGCGATAAGCTTGTTTGCTTGCGCAATGATCCGGCCAAAGGTTTGTTGAATGGGTCGTTATGGAGAGTAATGACGGCATCCAAGGAAACGGTAAAACCCGGTATAAGTTTGCTCGTCACTCCGGAAGATGATGATCGCGGTGTTGCAAAAATCAAGTTATTGAAAGCAGTTTTTGATGATCCGGAAAGCGATATTTCCTGGCAAATGAAGCGCCGTTATGATGATTTTGATTATGGCTATGCTTTAACGGTCCATAAAGCCCAAGGCTCGCAATGGGATAATGTTGTATTATTTGATGAAAGTTTTGCTTTTCGTGATACGCGCGAACGTTGGCTTTATACTGCAATTACGCGTGCAGCCGAAAAATTGACAATTGTAAGATAA
- a CDS encoding nitronate monooxygenase family protein, which translates to MSYIDFCHHFNLEIPLIQAPMAGVSTPELAAEICNNGAIGSLGLGASSPDAASRAIETLKKATRRPFNINFFCHKPIKPDKQIDDAWLQKLSPLFHKFNAEPPRTLREIYSSFYMNDELFELVMKEKPAIVSFHFGLPETAKISAMKQAGIYLIATATNLDEALAIEKAGLDAIIAQGYEAGGHRGTFDENLADSCLSLKQLLKVILKNLSIPVIAAGGLMDGQDIAECIKAGASAVQMGTAFIACPQSQADSGYKQTLASQSAYHTVMTRAFSGRPARALYNSFVDFTRHQSDKDVPPYPYAYDAAKQIANLAKEHQDFGFGAYWAGQGAPFSRPMDAKKLLACLKKEFLAAMQSS; encoded by the coding sequence ATGTCCTACATCGATTTCTGTCATCATTTCAATCTCGAAATCCCGCTTATTCAAGCTCCAATGGCGGGAGTTTCAACACCGGAGCTTGCGGCAGAAATCTGTAATAATGGCGCTATTGGCTCTCTGGGATTGGGCGCATCCTCGCCTGATGCTGCATCTCGGGCAATCGAAACATTAAAAAAGGCCACAAGGCGACCTTTTAATATCAATTTTTTCTGCCACAAGCCTATCAAACCCGACAAACAAATTGACGACGCGTGGCTTCAGAAATTAAGCCCCCTATTCCACAAATTTAACGCCGAACCACCTCGAACTTTGCGGGAAATCTATAGCAGTTTTTATATGAACGACGAATTGTTCGAGCTCGTCATGAAAGAAAAACCGGCAATTGTCAGTTTCCATTTCGGACTTCCGGAAACAGCAAAAATCTCGGCAATGAAGCAAGCGGGAATATATCTCATAGCAACTGCAACCAATCTTGATGAAGCATTGGCTATTGAAAAAGCCGGTTTGGATGCAATTATTGCCCAAGGTTATGAAGCCGGCGGTCATCGGGGGACATTTGATGAAAATTTAGCGGACTCCTGTCTTTCTCTCAAACAGCTTTTAAAGGTAATTTTGAAAAATCTTTCCATCCCCGTCATAGCGGCTGGCGGGTTGATGGATGGTCAAGATATTGCAGAATGCATTAAAGCCGGTGCGAGCGCGGTACAAATGGGAACCGCTTTTATAGCCTGCCCCCAATCGCAAGCCGATAGCGGATATAAACAAACTCTCGCCAGCCAATCAGCATATCATACAGTTATGACACGTGCTTTCTCGGGGCGACCAGCGCGTGCGCTATATAATTCTTTTGTCGATTTCACCCGGCATCAATCGGATAAAGATGTGCCTCCTTATCCTTATGCCTATGACGCGGCAAAACAAATTGCCAATCTTGCCAAAGAACATCAGGACTTCGGGTTTGGTGCCTATTGGGCTGGCCAAGGTGCTCCCTTTTCCCGACCAATGGACGCAAAGAAACTCCTTGCTTGCCTCAAAAAAGAATTTCTTGCTGCTATGCAATCGTCATAA
- the ilvN gene encoding acetolactate synthase small subunit yields the protein MNAQNLSFGSAYFIEPNNDPMETHMLAVLVDNEPGVLARVIGMFSGRGYNIESLTVSETEHAEKLSRITVVTRATPQVLNQIRHQLERIIPVHRVVDLTVRAREQGQDGPIERELALIKVTGEGADRVEALRLAEAFHAKVIDATVEHFIFEITGRTAKVDQFISIMEPLGLVEICRTGVSAMNRGPDGM from the coding sequence ATGAACGCACAGAATTTAAGTTTTGGTTCGGCTTATTTTATCGAGCCGAATAATGACCCGATGGAAACGCATATGCTTGCAGTTCTCGTTGATAACGAGCCGGGCGTGCTTGCCCGTGTTATCGGGATGTTTTCGGGACGCGGTTATAATATTGAAAGCTTGACAGTTTCGGAAACAGAACATGCAGAAAAGCTTTCCCGTATTACGGTTGTGACACGGGCAACGCCGCAAGTTCTTAACCAGATTCGTCATCAGTTGGAACGGATTATACCGGTTCATCGCGTGGTCGATTTGACTGTTCGTGCACGTGAGCAGGGGCAAGATGGACCTATCGAGCGGGAATTGGCACTTATAAAAGTAACAGGTGAAGGTGCCGATCGTGTGGAAGCATTGCGTTTGGCCGAGGCATTCCACGCCAAGGTGATTGATGCAACGGTCGAACATTTTATTTTCGAAATTACCGGACGCACCGCCAAAGTCGATCAGTTTATTTCCATTATGGAGCCTTTGGGATTGGTAGAAATATGTCGTACAGGTGTTTCGGCGATGAACCGTGGTCCGGACGGCATGTGA